The DNA sequence CGTCTTATTCCAGGGCAAGCCCTTCCGGGCGCCGACGGCCGCCGCTCCGGCGGCTGCTGTTGAGAAGCCGAAAGCTGTCGCGAAGACGGAGGCCGCTCCACCGACGCCGCCCCCACCTCCGCCGAAGACCATCGAGATCATTCGTGGGGGTGAGAAATCCGCAATCAATTACCACTAGCCGATAGTCGGTCTGTCCACTCGATCGAGGCGGGTGGGTGCGCCGATCATCGGCTGGTGACAAACCTTATTCGAACGAGTGGCGACGACTATGGACAAGAAAGAAAGGAACACTTCGCGCAATTCCACTTCCCATCACCTCTCCACCCCATCGGAATCTTTAGTGAAGACGTCGGTGGCGAGGGTGTTCCATGCCGTTGTATCCGAGTTCTGTGAACGCGTTCGCCTGAGGCGATGGGGATTGATGGGGATTGTCCTGACCGTCATCGGCGTGTTGCCGTCACGAGCGGTCGCCGACCAGATCGGCTATCGCATCCGCTTTGCCGATGTGCGCAGCCAGCCGGCACAGGTCATGGTCTATCAGAGCCGGTCCGTGCTGCTGCACTTCGACGAGGCCCTGCAGCGGATCTCGATCTCCGAACCGAAGATTGCCGATGTGCTGGTTGTGCCGCCCTCTCAGGTCCTCATTAACGCCAAAGGGATCGGGACGTGCACTCTCGTCGTGTGGGGCGAAGGAGATGCCGAACGACCGGGCTTCCTGAGCATTACGGTTTCAGCCGATGTCGCGCCATTGATTCAGCAGGTGAAGACGCTCTTTCCCGGCGAACGGATTTCGATTGAGTCGCTGGAGAATCGGGTGATTCTCTCGGGCTCGGTCTCCTCCGCTCGCGTGGCCGAAGCGGTGGCACAAATTTTCGACGGAACGGGGTTGAAGGTAGTGAATCTCTTGAGGCCGGCGCCGACGTCAACCAAACAGGTCTTGCTCGAAGTTCGGGTCGCCGAAGTGAACAAACGGGCGTTGCAGGAGCTGGGGGCGAACTATTCCCTGCGACAAGGAAACATCCCCTTTTTCATCGGCCACAATACGTTTGCCACACCCTTCGGCACTCTCCTGGAGGGAGCGGCGAATATGTCGCTCTCGGATCTGGTGAATATCTCGCTCTTCCGGCGGACGAATTCAGGAGGGGCGTTTGAAGGTGCTCTCATCCGCGCACTCCAATCGCGCAACGCCATTCGCACGCTGGCCGAACCCAACATCATCGCCCTCAACGGCCAGAAGGCGAGTTTTTTGGCCGGCGGCGAATTCCCTTATCCGGTTCCCCAGCCCTCG is a window from the Blastocatellia bacterium genome containing:
- a CDS encoding type II and III secretion system protein family protein produces the protein MARVFHAVVSEFCERVRLRRWGLMGIVLTVIGVLPSRAVADQIGYRIRFADVRSQPAQVMVYQSRSVLLHFDEALQRISISEPKIADVLVVPPSQVLINAKGIGTCTLVVWGEGDAERPGFLSITVSADVAPLIQQVKTLFPGERISIESLENRVILSGSVSSARVAEAVAQIFDGTGLKVVNLLRPAPTSTKQVLLEVRVAEVNKRALQELGANYSLRQGNIPFFIGHNTFATPFGTLLEGAANMSLSDLVNISLFRRTNSGGAFEGALIRALQSRNAIRTLAEPNIIALNGQKASFLAGGEFPYPVPQPSQGGVIITIAWREFGVRLNFTPTITEDDHIRLELEPEVSALDFSTGITLAGTRIPGLINRKAKTTLELDDGQSFALAGLLSNDVTRLSAPIPGLSFLPIIGYMFRSQRYINNETELVFICTARIVKPVTPDKLPPLPGQGAFAPSGLEGNFGHVVPAVRKEEKKK